One genomic segment of Desulfomicrobium sp. ZS1 includes these proteins:
- a CDS encoding helix-turn-helix domain-containing protein, protein MSPKKTSAHDLPGNPAANLERLGHNIRTARKLRALSMQDLAARTMTTRETIRRLENGHPGVSLGVLAHVLWVLQLDDQLGGIASLESDPVGRAMAVSRLPQRVTREVSDDLDF, encoded by the coding sequence ATGTCACCAAAAAAAACATCCGCCCACGACCTGCCGGGCAACCCTGCCGCCAATCTTGAGCGCCTGGGGCACAACATTCGCACCGCCCGGAAGCTGCGGGCCTTAAGCATGCAGGATCTGGCCGCGCGCACCATGACCACGCGCGAGACCATCCGCCGTCTGGAAAACGGACATCCAGGGGTGTCCCTCGGAGTGCTGGCCCATGTCCTGTGGGTTCTGCAGCTTGATGACCAGCTTGGCGGCATAGCGTCCCTGGAATCCGACCCCGTAGGCAGGGCCATGGCCGTGAGCAGGCTGCCGCAACGCGTTACAAGGGAGGTGAGCGATGACCTCGACTTCTGA
- a CDS encoding glycosyltransferase family 9 protein, with translation MTDLATFKPKRILVCQLRQIGDVLLTTPSIRLLQERYPDAAIDIFTEKKCTPVLENNPHVRKIWALNKKELPNFLAELKFYARIARENYDLVVDFQQLPRCRFVTLMSRAQVRLSYPPPWYNRLLYTHSAKPVPAYSAGYRASILAPLGITWQNQAPEIFLTAEETAWAREYLAGFGLAPGQYITLDPTHRRSTRLWPARHYGAMIGQVHAARPDLRFFILYGPGEADMAREVLAHCPAPEACVFPDTVIGLRQMAAVQSLARLHIGNCSGPRHFAVAVNTPTLTILGATSGGWRFPSYQHQDIFEDLPCRPCNQNTCARNDHACLENLPAQRVADRVLEILSAQSTA, from the coding sequence ATGACCGATCTCGCCACGTTCAAGCCCAAACGCATCCTTGTCTGCCAACTGCGCCAGATCGGCGACGTATTGCTGACCACCCCTTCCATCAGACTCTTGCAGGAGCGCTATCCTGACGCTGCCATCGACATCTTCACGGAAAAGAAATGCACCCCGGTGCTTGAAAACAATCCGCATGTACGGAAAATCTGGGCGCTGAACAAAAAAGAGCTGCCCAACTTTTTGGCCGAACTGAAATTTTATGCCCGCATCGCCCGCGAAAACTACGATCTGGTCGTGGATTTCCAGCAGCTACCTCGGTGCCGCTTCGTGACCCTCATGAGCCGCGCCCAGGTTCGGCTGTCCTACCCACCGCCCTGGTACAACCGGCTACTCTACACCCACTCAGCCAAGCCCGTGCCTGCGTATTCCGCCGGCTATCGGGCCAGCATTCTCGCCCCGCTCGGGATCACTTGGCAGAACCAGGCCCCGGAAATCTTCCTGACCGCCGAAGAAACCGCCTGGGCCAGGGAGTATCTGGCCGGGTTCGGGCTCGCCCCGGGGCAATACATCACCCTGGACCCGACCCACCGCCGCTCCACCCGCCTCTGGCCGGCCCGTCATTACGGAGCCATGATCGGCCAGGTCCATGCCGCGCGGCCGGACTTGCGTTTCTTCATTCTCTATGGACCCGGCGAGGCGGACATGGCCCGCGAAGTGCTTGCGCATTGCCCCGCCCCCGAGGCCTGCGTCTTTCCGGACACGGTCATCGGCCTGCGCCAGATGGCGGCGGTGCAGTCGCTGGCCCGGCTGCATATCGGCAACTGTTCCGGCCCGCGTCATTTCGCCGTAGCCGTGAACACGCCCACGCTGACCATCCTGGGCGCGACCAGCGGCGGCTGGCGCTTTCCGTCCTACCAGCATCAGGACATCTTCGAAGACCTGCCCTGCCGCCCCTGCAACCAGAACACCTGCGCGCGAAACGATCACGCCTGCCTGGAAAATCTTCCTGCGCAGCGGGTCGCGGATCGGGTGCTGGAAATTTTGAGCGCCCAGTCCACTGCATAG
- a CDS encoding glycosyltransferase, protein MKSIQVVNVRWFNATAWYGMYLSRLLLENGHDVLVLGLPDTLSARKGQEWGLPMRLLDLNTTTPWGIAALYGKLKRLVAEFKPDVVNCHRGESYLLWGLLKKELGSFRLIRTRGDQRLPKANLVNRWLHNDVSDAVITTNSPMTRHFQNVFKVPPRKLHQILGGVDVDTFHPDPAARARIRAELGYGDNDLVVGLLGRFDRVKGQHELIRAVANLHGQGMSNIRLLLLGFDSATPETTVRGWIKEHGIESITAITGKRPDIPACLNALDLGVVASLWSETIARAALEIMATGVPLISTGVGVMPDLLEPEALFGAGDVDALAGRIREVMERPELADSLRREQCRRMYDLSGHDFLAKTLAVYEGVL, encoded by the coding sequence ATGAAAAGCATCCAGGTCGTCAATGTCCGCTGGTTCAACGCCACAGCCTGGTACGGGATGTACCTGAGCCGCCTCCTGCTCGAGAACGGCCATGACGTGCTGGTCCTGGGACTGCCGGACACCCTCTCCGCCCGCAAGGGGCAAGAGTGGGGACTGCCCATGCGCCTCCTGGACCTGAACACGACCACGCCCTGGGGCATAGCCGCGCTGTACGGCAAACTCAAGAGGCTGGTGGCCGAGTTCAAGCCCGATGTGGTCAACTGCCACCGGGGCGAAAGCTATCTCTTGTGGGGCCTGCTCAAAAAAGAGCTGGGAAGTTTCAGGCTGATCCGCACCCGCGGCGACCAGCGCCTGCCCAAGGCGAACCTCGTCAACCGCTGGCTGCACAATGATGTCAGCGACGCGGTCATCACCACCAATTCGCCCATGACCCGCCATTTTCAGAACGTCTTCAAGGTGCCGCCGCGCAAGCTGCACCAGATCCTCGGCGGAGTGGATGTCGATACCTTCCACCCCGACCCGGCCGCCCGCGCCCGCATCAGGGCGGAACTGGGCTACGGGGACAATGACTTAGTCGTCGGCCTGTTGGGCCGCTTCGACCGGGTCAAGGGCCAGCACGAACTGATCCGGGCCGTGGCCAACCTGCACGGGCAAGGCATGTCGAACATCCGTCTGCTGCTGCTCGGTTTCGACTCGGCCACGCCGGAAACGACGGTGCGCGGCTGGATCAAAGAGCACGGCATCGAGTCCATCACCGCCATCACGGGCAAGCGCCCGGACATCCCCGCCTGCCTGAACGCCCTGGACCTGGGCGTTGTCGCCTCGCTGTGGTCCGAGACCATTGCCAGGGCGGCCCTTGAAATCATGGCCACGGGCGTGCCGCTGATCAGCACCGGTGTGGGCGTCATGCCCGACCTGCTGGAACCGGAGGCCCTGTTCGGGGCCGGGGACGTGGACGCCTTGGCCGGGCGCATCCGCGAGGTGATGGAGCGCCCGGAGCTGGCCGACTCCCTGCGCCGGGAACAATGCCGACGCATGTACGATCTTTCCGGCCATGATTTTCTGGCCAAAACCCTGGCTGTTTACGAGGGCGTCCTGTGA
- a CDS encoding molybdenum cofactor biosynthesis protein MoaE, whose protein sequence is MDISKKIAELKTIPGFRENVGMILVHNGVVRAWSRKDKSKVGRIKIEVDQDKVEAIRAEFEARPGIFKVVAEARSGEYVPGDDLLFLIVAGDIRENVKPALSELLDRIKSEAVSKQELAQ, encoded by the coding sequence ATGGATATCAGCAAAAAAATCGCAGAACTCAAAACCATCCCCGGCTTCAGGGAAAACGTGGGCATGATTCTGGTACACAACGGCGTGGTTCGGGCCTGGTCGCGCAAGGACAAGTCCAAAGTCGGGCGGATCAAGATCGAGGTCGATCAGGACAAGGTCGAGGCCATTCGCGCCGAATTCGAAGCCCGCCCCGGCATCTTCAAAGTCGTGGCCGAGGCCAGGAGCGGCGAATACGTGCCCGGCGACGACCTGCTCTTTTTGATCGTGGCTGGCGACATCCGCGAAAACGTAAAGCCTGCCTTAAGCGAGTTGCTGGACCGCATCAAGTCCGAAGCGGTCAGCAAGCAGGAACTCGCCCAATAA
- a CDS encoding glycosyltransferase, whose protein sequence is MKRVALMLPKLSRYGGAEQFGYRLAEYLATQCDREFEVTFICAKQDGPAPRGVKVIRIGRPIPGKLGKVLWFALAAEVARRRGKFDVSVGLGNTVFQDIARLSGGPTGLFWDYSIRAYAPGRERALKSLARRLSPGKQLGRLVEGLCVRSTPVLVANSEFVRDLTVRAHPWLKPENIRLIYNKPDLTRFSPGDPAAKAQLRERFGLPETADLIITAGTNFRLKGVHVLIRSLAQLPPSFHLAVAGGRGSRELLGLAESLGAGARVHFLGRVDDMPALYQAGDIFVLNTFYDACANAVLEALACGLPAISTTSNGSSVFLRPEAVINDPTDAQALAGRIRSLIHQGRTAREDYAPLSGLEPYADLIREFS, encoded by the coding sequence GTGAAGCGCGTGGCTCTCATGCTCCCCAAACTCAGCCGCTACGGCGGGGCCGAGCAGTTCGGATACCGTCTGGCCGAATACCTGGCCACGCAGTGCGACCGTGAATTCGAGGTGACCTTCATCTGCGCCAAGCAGGACGGCCCCGCGCCGAGGGGCGTCAAGGTGATCCGGATCGGGCGCCCCATTCCGGGCAAGCTCGGCAAGGTGCTCTGGTTCGCGCTGGCTGCGGAAGTCGCCCGGCGCAGGGGGAAATTCGACGTCAGCGTAGGGCTTGGCAACACCGTCTTCCAGGACATCGCGCGGCTCTCCGGCGGGCCGACAGGCCTTTTCTGGGACTATTCCATCCGCGCCTATGCGCCGGGCCGGGAACGCGCCTTGAAATCCCTGGCCAGGCGTCTTTCCCCGGGCAAGCAGCTTGGCCGGCTCGTCGAAGGGCTCTGCGTGCGCAGCACCCCCGTGCTGGTCGCCAACTCCGAGTTCGTGCGCGATCTGACCGTCAGAGCCCACCCCTGGCTCAAGCCCGAAAACATCCGGCTCATCTACAACAAGCCGGATCTGACCCGGTTCTCCCCCGGCGACCCAGCCGCCAAGGCGCAGCTGCGCGAGCGCTTCGGCCTTCCGGAAACTGCCGACCTCATCATCACGGCGGGCACCAATTTTCGCCTTAAAGGCGTGCATGTCCTGATCCGGAGCTTGGCCCAGCTGCCGCCGTCCTTCCACTTGGCCGTGGCCGGAGGACGGGGCAGCCGCGAACTGCTCGGCCTGGCCGAAAGCCTTGGAGCCGGGGCCAGAGTCCATTTTCTGGGCCGGGTGGACGACATGCCCGCGCTGTATCAGGCCGGGGACATCTTCGTGCTGAACACCTTTTACGACGCCTGCGCCAACGCCGTGCTCGAAGCTCTGGCCTGCGGATTGCCAGCCATTTCCACGACCAGCAACGGCAGTTCCGTCTTCCTGCGCCCCGAGGCGGTAATAAACGACCCCACCGACGCGCAGGCCCTGGCAGGCCGCATCCGCTCCCTGATCCACCAAGGCCGCACCGCGCGTGAGGATTATGCGCCCTTGAGCGGCCTGGAACCTTACGCCGACCTCATCCGGGAATTTTCATGA
- a CDS encoding glycosyltransferase family A protein translates to MTCVSVIIPTHNRADVLGRAIASVLEQTWADFELIVVDDGSTDATPRVLAEFDDPRLTGMHQENKGVSSARNRGIAASRGRLIALLDSDDYWMPDKLEKQIRFMAESGFAICQTDEIWIRNNVRVNPRFKHAKPAGWFLDRSLDLCLISPSCVMFTRSLWDELGPFDESLPACEDYSLWLRVGTCHPVGLVPESLVVKTGGHADQLSRRIIGLDLYRVYAMIDLLRSMALDGEQRTMVEAALRERVRLYAQGCIKHGKDEEAVRVRELAAEALRGL, encoded by the coding sequence ATGACATGCGTTTCCGTGATTATTCCCACCCACAACCGGGCGGACGTTCTGGGCCGGGCCATTGCCTCCGTGCTGGAGCAGACCTGGGCCGATTTTGAGCTTATCGTCGTCGACGACGGCTCCACCGATGCTACGCCTCGGGTGCTGGCCGAATTCGACGATCCCCGGCTTACGGGAATGCACCAGGAAAATAAAGGGGTAAGCTCCGCCCGCAACCGGGGCATCGCGGCCAGTAGAGGCCGGCTCATCGCGCTCCTGGATTCCGATGATTACTGGATGCCGGACAAGCTCGAAAAACAGATTCGCTTCATGGCTGAGAGCGGGTTTGCGATCTGCCAGACGGATGAAATTTGGATCAGGAACAATGTCCGGGTCAACCCCCGCTTCAAGCACGCCAAGCCCGCCGGGTGGTTTCTGGACCGCTCCCTGGACTTGTGCCTGATCAGCCCGTCCTGCGTCATGTTCACTCGCTCCCTGTGGGACGAGCTGGGGCCTTTCGACGAGAGCCTGCCCGCCTGCGAGGACTACAGCCTGTGGCTGCGGGTCGGCACGTGCCATCCCGTGGGCCTGGTGCCCGAGTCCCTGGTCGTCAAAACCGGCGGCCACGCGGACCAGCTTTCGCGTCGCATCATCGGCCTTGATCTGTATCGCGTCTACGCCATGATCGACCTGTTGCGGAGCATGGCGCTTGATGGTGAGCAGCGGACGATGGTCGAGGCGGCCCTGCGGGAGAGGGTTCGGCTTTATGCCCAGGGCTGCATCAAGCATGGCAAGGACGAGGAGGCGGTGCGGGTGCGGGAGCTGGCGGCAGAGGCCTTGCGCGGCCTTTGA
- a CDS encoding amino acid ABC transporter ATP-binding protein has protein sequence MTSSETIIDVKGLNKWYGDFHVLKNIDLEVRRGERIVICGPSGSGKSTLIRCMNRLERHQQGTIIVDGTELTGNVKGLEKIRREVGMVFQNFNLFPHMTVLDNLTLAPIWVRKMPKREAEATAMHFLERVRIAEQAAKYPGQLSGGQQQRVAIARALCMNPNILLFDEPTSALDPEMIKEVLDVMVSLAEENMTMVCVTHEMGFARTVADRIIFMDGGEIVEQNSPEEFFSNPRYDRTRQFLSQILHH, from the coding sequence ATGACTTCCAGCGAAACCATCATCGACGTGAAGGGCCTGAACAAGTGGTACGGCGACTTCCACGTTCTCAAGAATATCGATCTCGAGGTGCGCAGGGGCGAACGAATCGTCATCTGCGGCCCGTCCGGGTCCGGTAAATCCACCCTTATCCGGTGCATGAACCGGCTCGAACGTCACCAGCAAGGGACCATCATCGTGGACGGCACCGAGCTGACCGGCAACGTCAAAGGGCTGGAGAAAATCCGCCGAGAGGTGGGCATGGTGTTCCAGAATTTCAATCTGTTCCCGCACATGACAGTGTTGGACAACCTTACTCTGGCTCCCATCTGGGTACGGAAGATGCCCAAAAGGGAAGCCGAGGCCACGGCCATGCATTTCCTGGAGCGGGTGCGCATTGCCGAGCAGGCGGCCAAGTATCCGGGCCAGCTCTCGGGCGGCCAGCAGCAGCGCGTGGCCATTGCCCGGGCCTTGTGCATGAACCCGAACATCCTGCTTTTCGACGAGCCCACTTCAGCCCTGGACCCGGAAATGATCAAGGAGGTTCTCGACGTCATGGTCTCTTTGGCCGAGGAAAACATGACCATGGTGTGCGTGACCCATGAAATGGGCTTCGCCCGGACCGTGGCCGACCGCATCATCTTCATGGACGGCGGCGAGATCGTGGAACAGAATTCCCCGGAGGAATTTTTCTCCAATCCCCGCTACGACCGCACCAGGCAGTTTCTCAGCCAGATACTGCACCACTGA
- a CDS encoding glucan biosynthesis protein, producing the protein MKRQTLFTLIVPVILGVFLAASTMAATGAPTPTGGTAFDYAWLKGRARALAASPHISHEGELPAVLQNLTWDDYMQLAFDSEHALWQDEKSLFRAELFHLGLYFKTPITIYELEEGKVKELDYTPDLFKYGNSGIKGKDLPKNLGFAGFRFRYHTDWARDLVAFLGASYFRAVGGEMQYGLSARGLAVDTALPRNEEFPLFTHFWLEKPRPGSDTATVYALLDSPSVTGAYRFDIRPGQTLTMKVDAALYPRKSIERLGVAPLTSMFLNGENDRRMGYDWRAEIHDSDGLAIHNGNGEWIWRPLENPPSLRFNAFMDQNPRGFGLFQRDQNFDHYQDDGVFYDKRPSVWVETVGDWGAGSVQLTEIPHVDETFDNIVAFWNPAAPVEAGQELLFSYKLYWGTNPPVPGNLARVVDTFTGLGGVVGKKREYYSKRFAVDFSGGDLAMIAKDAKITPVLSTSAGRIEITSVRPQYAINGFRCMFDVVPPDETQNPINLRLHLEANGRRISETWIYQMTPPAMAERTLYNP; encoded by the coding sequence ATGAAGCGTCAAACCCTGTTCACGCTAATCGTCCCGGTCATCCTCGGCGTATTCCTGGCCGCGTCCACCATGGCGGCCACCGGTGCGCCCACCCCTACCGGCGGCACGGCCTTCGACTATGCATGGCTCAAAGGCCGGGCCCGGGCATTGGCCGCATCGCCCCATATCAGTCACGAAGGCGAACTGCCGGCGGTTCTGCAGAACCTGACCTGGGACGACTACATGCAGCTCGCCTTCGACTCGGAACATGCCTTGTGGCAGGACGAAAAGTCCCTGTTCCGGGCCGAGCTTTTCCATCTGGGGCTGTATTTCAAGACCCCCATCACCATTTATGAACTCGAAGAAGGAAAGGTCAAAGAGCTCGACTATACACCGGACCTCTTCAAATACGGAAACTCCGGAATCAAGGGCAAGGATCTGCCCAAGAACCTCGGCTTCGCCGGTTTCCGTTTCCGCTACCATACCGACTGGGCGCGGGATCTGGTGGCGTTTCTGGGCGCGAGCTATTTTCGCGCCGTGGGGGGTGAGATGCAATACGGCCTCTCCGCCCGAGGACTGGCCGTGGACACGGCCCTGCCACGCAACGAGGAATTCCCGCTCTTCACCCATTTCTGGCTGGAAAAACCCCGTCCCGGAAGCGACACGGCCACGGTCTACGCCCTGCTCGACTCGCCCAGCGTGACCGGAGCGTACCGGTTCGACATCCGGCCGGGCCAGACCCTGACCATGAAGGTGGACGCGGCCTTGTACCCGCGCAAATCCATTGAGCGCCTGGGCGTGGCGCCCCTGACCAGCATGTTCCTGAATGGCGAGAACGATCGCCGCATGGGCTATGACTGGCGGGCGGAAATCCACGACTCCGACGGATTGGCCATCCACAACGGCAACGGCGAATGGATCTGGCGGCCGCTCGAAAACCCGCCGTCCCTGCGTTTCAACGCTTTCATGGACCAGAACCCGCGCGGGTTCGGCCTTTTTCAACGCGACCAGAACTTCGACCACTATCAAGATGACGGGGTGTTTTACGACAAGCGCCCCAGCGTCTGGGTGGAAACCGTGGGAGACTGGGGCGCGGGTTCGGTGCAGCTGACGGAGATCCCCCACGTTGACGAGACCTTCGACAACATCGTGGCCTTCTGGAACCCCGCCGCCCCGGTGGAAGCCGGGCAGGAACTGCTCTTCAGCTATAAGCTGTACTGGGGCACCAACCCGCCCGTACCCGGCAACCTGGCCCGGGTGGTCGACACCTTCACGGGCCTTGGCGGCGTGGTCGGCAAAAAACGCGAATACTACAGCAAGCGCTTCGCCGTGGACTTCAGCGGCGGCGACCTGGCCATGATCGCCAAGGACGCCAAAATCACCCCGGTTTTGAGCACCTCTGCGGGACGCATCGAAATCACCTCAGTGCGCCCCCAGTACGCCATAAACGGCTTCCGCTGCATGTTCGACGTGGTCCCGCCCGACGAGACCCAGAACCCCATCAACCTGCGCCTGCATCTCGAAGCCAACGGCCGCCGCATCAGCGAAACCTGGATCTACCAGATGACGCCCCCGGCCATGGCGGAGCGCACGCTCTACAATCCCTGA